One window of the Archangium primigenium genome contains the following:
- the bioF gene encoding 8-amino-7-oxononanoate synthase: protein MTTPSVATAWAQDDLEALRARGLRRFLEPLDSPQGPLVRVGGETLVNFSSNDYLGLAGSPTVRAAAAAALEVHGVGSGASRLVVGDTSAHHRLEARLAAFERAEAVLVFNSGYAANVGTLQALVGPEDAVFSDALNHASLIDGCRLSRARTVVYPHADVEALARALATTPARRRLVVTDSVFSMDGDLAPLREISEVCQAEGAALLVDEAHATGVLGERGAGLCEALGLESVVDVRMGTLSKALGGLGAYIAASRPVVDLVLQRARPLVFSTALPAALCAAAEAAVDIAERDDVLRARLWRNIHRFSAGLRALGFIAEPRSAVFPVIVGDAPRAVAASQALRARGLLVKAIRPPTVPEGTSRLRFCLSAAHTEGQLDLALSALRSLHL from the coding sequence GTGACGACACCTTCCGTGGCCACCGCCTGGGCCCAGGATGACCTGGAGGCCCTGAGGGCCCGGGGTCTGCGCCGCTTCCTGGAGCCGCTCGACTCACCCCAGGGCCCGCTCGTGCGCGTGGGCGGCGAGACGCTCGTCAACTTCTCCTCCAACGATTACCTGGGCCTGGCCGGCTCGCCCACGGTGCGCGCCGCCGCCGCCGCCGCCCTGGAGGTGCATGGCGTGGGCTCGGGCGCCAGCCGGCTCGTGGTGGGAGACACCTCCGCGCACCACCGGCTCGAGGCCCGGCTCGCCGCCTTCGAGCGGGCCGAGGCCGTGCTCGTCTTCAACTCGGGCTACGCCGCCAATGTGGGCACGCTCCAGGCGCTCGTGGGCCCCGAGGACGCCGTCTTCTCCGACGCCCTCAACCACGCCTCGCTCATCGACGGCTGTCGCCTGTCGCGCGCCCGCACCGTCGTCTACCCGCACGCGGACGTGGAGGCCCTGGCGCGGGCCCTGGCCACCACGCCCGCGCGGCGCCGGCTCGTGGTCACCGACAGCGTGTTCTCCATGGATGGCGACCTCGCGCCGCTCCGGGAGATTTCCGAGGTGTGCCAGGCCGAGGGCGCCGCGCTGCTCGTGGACGAGGCGCACGCCACGGGCGTGCTGGGCGAGCGGGGCGCCGGGCTGTGCGAGGCGCTGGGCCTGGAGTCCGTCGTGGACGTGCGCATGGGCACCCTGAGCAAGGCGCTCGGAGGCCTGGGGGCCTACATCGCCGCGTCCCGCCCGGTGGTGGACCTGGTGCTCCAGCGGGCCCGGCCGCTCGTCTTCTCCACGGCGCTGCCCGCCGCCCTGTGCGCCGCGGCCGAGGCGGCCGTGGACATCGCCGAGCGGGATGACGTGCTCCGGGCCCGCCTGTGGCGCAACATCCACCGCTTCTCCGCGGGCCTGCGCGCGCTCGGCTTCATCGCCGAGCCCCGGAGCGCTGTCTTCCCCGTCATCGTGGGAGACGCCCCGCGTGCCGTCGCCGCCTCCCAGGCGCTGCGCGCGCGCGGCCTGCTCGTCAAGGCCATCCGTCCGCCCACCGTCCCCGAGGGCACCAGCCGGCTGCGCTTCTGCCTCTCCGCCGCGCACACCGAGGGCCAGCTCGACCTGGCGCTCTCGGCCCTGCGCTCGCTCCACCTCTAA
- a CDS encoding type VI immunity family protein codes for MKALVPHIRIQDPSGATLLRDGLSLVFYMRHPHREIARAVAHALDVYADEVGRGRLVWFVDTEGYSQALDASEWERIRREVLEEPWAFFNVWDELGSEGLYHAEYVGKALNEPVMEDRPHASCSLEFWLPTEYVEVKGPGRLREFALALAAPLPFAFGHVGFSFNGDKSLLGVMRLIREHCFRYPGMTIPEVQWFAEKLGGRVHAPSWMTFLGQPVLGALGGAEALRARLSSPGTTVQALDAERAVVTLGPAPDAGDVEQGHVLPAYRELARVLEPWLYPWPDLHSPDFSAEDRRRWERRFLD; via the coding sequence ACGGTCTGAGCCTCGTCTTCTACATGCGCCATCCCCATCGTGAGATCGCACGAGCCGTGGCGCACGCGCTGGACGTCTATGCCGATGAAGTGGGTCGAGGAAGGCTTGTATGGTTCGTCGACACGGAAGGGTACTCGCAGGCGTTGGATGCGTCCGAGTGGGAGCGCATTCGACGAGAGGTGCTCGAGGAGCCGTGGGCGTTCTTCAACGTGTGGGACGAGCTGGGCAGTGAGGGCCTCTACCATGCTGAATACGTAGGCAAGGCCCTGAATGAGCCTGTCATGGAGGACAGGCCTCATGCTTCTTGCTCATTGGAGTTCTGGCTGCCCACGGAGTACGTGGAGGTGAAGGGTCCCGGGCGACTGCGTGAGTTCGCACTGGCATTGGCCGCGCCGCTGCCCTTCGCCTTTGGGCATGTCGGTTTTTCCTTCAATGGAGACAAGAGCTTGTTGGGCGTCATGCGGCTGATTCGCGAGCACTGTTTTCGCTACCCGGGCATGACGATTCCCGAGGTGCAGTGGTTCGCGGAGAAGCTCGGAGGGCGTGTCCATGCCCCTTCGTGGATGACGTTCCTGGGGCAGCCGGTGCTCGGCGCGCTGGGCGGCGCGGAGGCCCTGCGCGCCCGGCTGTCCTCGCCGGGCACCACGGTGCAAGCGCTGGACGCGGAGCGCGCGGTCGTCACCCTGGGGCCCGCTCCCGACGCGGGAGACGTGGAGCAGGGCCACGTGCTGCCCGCCTATCGGGAGCTGGCGCGTGTCCTGGAGCCCTGGCTCTACCCGTGGCCCGACCTCCACTCCCCCGACTTTTCCGCCGAGGACAGGCGCCGCTGGGAGCGGCGCTTCCTCGATTGA